The Streptomyces armeniacus genomic interval GCCAGGCACAAGAATCCGGGTACGGCAGCCGCCGATGCCCCCGACGGCGCCCTCGGAGGAGGCCGCTTCCTGCACACCGGCGGCCAACCCGAACCGCACCCCCGGGTGCTCCGGCACGGGGGTGCGGTTCAGGAGGTCTGCCTTACCAGGCGTTGACCACACACAGCGGCGGGCTCGAGGGCCCGTCACCGCACACGGCATGCGACAGATTGGAGATCTTCGTCCATTCTCCCTCGCCGACGACCTTCGGCAGTCCGCCCGCAAGGTGCTTCACCAAGTAGGGCTCCTTGAAGGTGAAGGCGTCGACGTCCTTGCCGCTTCCCCAGCCGCCGTACGAACCCGACTTGAGGGTGTGGTTGTCGGAGCAGTGGGCGTCCTCGTGGTCGGGGATCATCCCGCCCTGCCAATTCCACACGGAGCATTCGATGGTGTCTTCCCCCGCGCCCTTCTGCAGGTTCAGCGTGAAGTACATCGTGTCGCCACTCTGGTTGCCGACACCGCCGCAGAGCCACGAGCAGCCCCCGAGGACCGAGACGTCGCCCCCGCCCTTCCCGTCCCGCTCGGCTGCCTGGGCCGGACCGGCCGCAGGGGCCGAACCGGCTGCCTGAGCTGACGGAGCCACGGCGAATGCTGCGCCCGCCGCAAGGGCGATGGCGGCCGACCTGGCGACGATCCGATGACCGATGCGCATGAATTCCCCCTGTTTCCGCACCGATGCGGGAGGTGCGGTATCCCGTTCCCGCTTTCTGCGGCAACACGACAGGAGTGTGCCGGTGACTCGCAGCCTCCATAACGTGTTTCGGCTGACGCCGAACAACGACAGCCGGAGCCCCTCGGAAAGCGAACCGGTCGCCCCGGAGACAGAGCAGGCGAGGCGAGCCTGGCCGCGGTGAACCGGCGATTGGCCACGCCCACTTCGGCCAGGATGCGTTCCATGGGGGCGCACCCCGCATACGAACCGGTCAACGCTCAGGCGCTGTCAGGCGCTCAGGTTTGCGCCGGGCTGCGCCGGGCTCCGCCCGACGGCGCGCAAGCCGTCCAGGAGCAGCCGCAGGCCGAACTCGAAGTGGGCCGTGAAGTCCGTGCCGGTGAGCTACGAGGCTTTCGGCGAAGCCCAGGGTGTTCGGGCCGGTCGAGTGGCACGGCCTCACCGGCGTGGTCCACTCCGCGGCGCGCTATTCGGGGCGCACCTCGTTGCTCGGCCGGCTCTCCTGGCCGGAGCCGCTCATGGTGCGCGCCGTCACGGTGAACGTGTACCCCTCGCCCGCCATGAGGCCGGGCACGGTGACGGCGGTGGCGTCCTCGCCGGCGGTGACCGGTTCCAGCGCCTCGCCTGCGTGGTACGGCGTGACGGCATACCCGGTGACGGGGACTCCGCCGTCGAACTCCGGTGGTTTCCAGGACACGGTGGCCGACCCCGTACCAGCCTCGGCGGACACGTCCCGCGGTGGTCCGGCCGTCCCGGGCAGGGCGTGGACCTCGAACTCCGAGAGTCCGTTGTTGGGGCCGGTGCCCCCCTTGGCCTGGAAGCGGACCGAGTCGAACGACTTCATGCCGAAGGTGACCGTCTTGGCGGAACCGTCCGAGGGGATGTCCGTGACCTCCACGGAACTGCCGTCGCTGAACGTGAGCGTCCCGCCGTTGACGTCGTCGACTCCCGCTCTGTCGTGGAGCACGATCCGGTCCGCCCGGACCGGCTTCTCCCAGTCCAGCCGGAGCCAGGGGTTCTGTTCGCCGGCCGACGCCCAGTCCCCGGCGTCGGGGCTTCCGATCACGCCGTCGACGGCTTTCCGGGCGGCGTGTCCGGAGTCGTACTCCGACGAGGCGGTGGCCGTGACACCCGGCCACCGGGCGGCGTTGCCGCGCAGCAGTTCGGGGTCGAGTGCGAGGTCGACCCGTTGTGCCGAGGTGGCGCGGCCGCTGTCGGCCGCGGTCGCGGTGACGAGGACCTCGCCGTCGCGGTGGTTGACGGTCAAGCGCCCGTCCGGGTCGATGGCCGCCTTCTTCGTCGGCGAGCCGTCCGGTTCGGTCACGGACCAGAAGACCTTTTTGAAGGTGGTGTCGTCGGGTGTCACCTTCCCGTCGTAGCTCACAGATCCGTACGGCTCGGTGATCCGTTCCGGTCCGGAGATCCTGATGTCGTCGGCGAGGACCGGCTCGTTGCCCTCGGATGCCGATTCCGACGGCGGGAGTTCGTCGACGCCCCACTCCTTGTTCGGTTCGGGGCCCATCCACAGCTCCAGCGTGCCGCCGGCGGCGACCTGGTCGTGCCGGAACCAGGCGTTGTCGAACCGGGCGCCGTTCAGCTTCGCCCGCTGGATGTACTGGTTGTCGGCCGAGTTGCCGTGCGTGACGATACGGAATCGGTCGCCGTCGTAGTACTCCTGGTTCAGCTCGATGGTGATCTCGTCGAAGACGGGCGACGTGATGTCGTAGACGGGGCGTTCCCGGCCGGCACCGGTCACCTCGAACAGGCCGATGGCCATCAGCGCGCTGATGGCGCCCATCTGGCCCTGGTCCTCGTCGTGGTGCCCGTACCCGTCGTCGGTGGCGATGGAACCGAACGTCTTCTCCTTGACCTGACGCACCCAGTACTGCGACAGCCAGGGGTAGCCGACGTAGTTGAAGAGATGCGCGGCCTGCAGGCCGGGCTGGTTGCCGTAACTGACGTGGCCCTGGCCGTGGCTCCCGAAGAACCGTGCCGGCTCCGCCCGCCGGAACGCGTAGTTCAGCTTGTCGGCGTACGCCGCCTCGCCACCCATCACATTGGCCAGCCCCATCACGTCATGCGAGGTGAACCAGGTCGTCTGCCACGAGTTGGCCTGGACGAATCCGCGTGATGAGAGGGGATCGAAGTCCTTGAGCCAGCTGCCGTCCGCGTGGCGCGGGCGGCTGAAGCCGGTCTCCTTGTCGTAGACGTTGCGCCAGTTGCGGGAGCGCTCCACGAGGTGGTCGCCGACGTCGGTCCGGTCCCAGGCCTCGATCTCGTCGAGACCGACGTTCTCGCCTTCACCGCCGGTGACGGTGAAGCGTACGGAGTCGACCTTCCGGGACGGGAACCGGACCACCTTGTCGGCCCCGTCCGTGGGGATGTCGCGTACGACACGCCGGCTGCCGTCGCTGAACTCGAGCACGCCGGCCTTGACGTTGCTGTCCGCGTCGGCGCGGTCGCTGAGCACGATCTGCCGGAGCTCGCGCGGTTCGTCCCATGCCAGTTCGATCCACGGGTTCCCCTCGCCGGCCGATCGCCACTCGACGTCCGTCGGGGCGCGCGACGGCCGTCCGTCGACGGCACGCACCGCGCCGTGTGCGCCGTCGAGCTGGGAAGAGGCGGAGGCCGTGGCGTACTGGGAGGCGTTGATTCCGCGCTTGTCGAGGGAGTTGGCGAGCTGGGCGAGCGCCCAGTCCTGATGCGCGTACTCGAGGGTCTGACCTGCGCTCTCGCCGGTCTCCTCGGCCGACACGTAGCCGAGGTCGAGGTAGGAGCGGTTGCCGCCGGTCCCCCAGTTGAGATAGTCCGAGGACGCCTTGTCGTAGAGACCGCCCAGCGACTGGGCGTCGAGCATGGCTTCGTACGCCTTCTCGATGTCGAAGTCGCGGATGCCCTTGTTCCACGCGCCGGTGATGAACGAGGTGACCGGCGAACCGGTCATCACCATCGAGTAGTTGCCGGAGACCGGTGCACGGGGAAGCAGCTCGCCGTCTTCGTACATCCGCAGCTGCGACTTGACGAAGCTGGAGTAGACCTCGGGATAGGCGAGTCCGAGCACGGAGTTCACGTTCCACTGGGTCAGCCACAGGGCGTCGTAGTTGTACATGGCGTACTCAGGTCTGCCCTTGCCGTCCCTCGGGATCCGCTTGACCCGGTCGCGGTTCCAGGTGTCGTCGATGTACCTGCCGTCGGCGTCGCTGATCACGCTGCGGCCGCAGAGCACATGGAACAGGTCGGTATAGAACTTCACCTGCTGCCGCTCGGTCCCGCCCCGCACGTCGATACGGCCGAGCATCTCGTTCCAGCCGTCCTGCGACTCGGTCTTGGCCGCGTCGAAGTCCCAACCGGGCAGCTCTGCCGCGAGATTGCGCCGGGCGCCGTCGGCTCCGGTCAACGAGAGCGCGACCTTCATCTGGACCTGGTCGTCCGCGTCGAGGTGGTCGTAGCCGACGTATACGCCCGCGTTGTCGCCGTCGACCCGGTCGACAGCGGCACCGCCGTCGACCAGTTCGCCGTCCGCCCAGCCGTGCAGGGAGTCGAAGGCCTTGTCGAACCGGATGTTGAAGAACAGCTTCGTCTGGTGTCTGCCGGGGTAGCGCTCGCCGTGCTGGACCACGTAGCCCTCCAGCTCGCGGTCGCTGACCTTGGTGACGCGGGCGTTCTCCATCACGGCCTCGCCGAGGACGCCACCGAGGTTGACGATGATCTCGGCCGGTCCGGAACGGCCGTAGGTGTAGCGGTGCATGCCGACCCGATCCGTCGCCGTGAGCTCGGCGTCGACGTCGTAACGGTCGAGATGCAGCTTGTGGTAGCCCGGCTCGGCGATCTCGCTGTCGTCGTGCTCGACGTGGGACTGCCAGCCGGTGTCGCCGTCCAGCTTGGGCACGCTCTTACCGGACGTGGGCATGACCTGTACGCCGGACAGCTGCCAGTCGTGAAGATGGCTGAACCCCTTCACGTCGTTCTCGTTCTTCCGGTAGCCCGTGTTCCGCGCGTGGTGCGTGCTGGTGTCGGGACGGAGCTTGACCATGCCGAACGGGTTGCCGGCCGACTGGAAGAAGAAGAACCGCCCGATGTCCGCCTCGACCCACGGATTCACCAGCCCCACGTAGTCGCGCTTCTGCGGGGCCGCGGCAGCGGTGCTCGCCGAAGCCCGCGGTGGGTGATCAGCGCCCGTAAGCAGGCCGGCCGCGAGGGCGGCGGTCACCAGTCCGGTGAGCAGACGGCGAAATCTCATACCCGTGACCTTCGTTCGCCGGGAATGCCGCGACGTGACCGCGGGCGCACGGGCGTACGAACCGTTCGCGAACGGCGGCCGGGACCCTCGGCCCGGCTCGGCGAAGCCGGCTCCGCCGGCGCTCCGCAGCGGTCCGGGAAGTGCCGGTGGCGGCCCGGCTGTTGGACTGCGCTGGCGTCATGCCGCATGGAGGAGCTTCCTCGGCTTGGTATCGATAACAGTGGAGAGTGGCCGCGCTCCCTGGTGTTGTCAACACTCGCCGCAGGGTGCATCGCACACGCGGTGGCTACGACTTGTGGGCTTCGCCAGACCTGCAGGCAAGCCGTACGTGCTGGTGCGGCACCCTGGCCCGTACGTGTTATCGATAACGGTCCGACTGCCGCCGCGCCCGCCGGACGGGCGGCCGTTCAGCCGGTCAGGACCCCTGCGCCAGGGAGGCGGCCTCGGCCGGGGAGACGGCCTTGCCGAAGGCCCGCACATCGTCGACGGTCCCGTCGACTCCCCGGAAGAACTCGTTCTCCCCCAGGCCGCGGCCCACGACGAAGTCTCCCCCTGTCGCGAAGTCCTCTTCGTGATCGACCGATTCACCGGGGCGGCCGTCGACGTACAGGCGGACCTTGCCCGCGGCCTCGTCGTACACACCCGTCAGATGCGTCCACTGCCCCGCATCGACCTCCACGTCCGAGACGGCCTCGTCCGCGTCAGCGTCGACGTCGTCCGAGGGCCCTTCCGGAATCCGCATCTCCCACTGCGACTCCTCCGCGTCGTACTGGAGCAGGAAGCCGCTGGACTCCGCACCGTCCTGGCTCACCACCGTCTGCGATCGGTCCGTGCTGTTCAGCTTCACCCGCGCCGACACGGAGAAGCTGCCTCTCGTGTCGACCAGAGGGCCGTCCGACGCCAGGAACTGGTTCCCGTCGAACTTCAGCGCCCCTCCCGTCACGGTGCTCGCGGAGGACGGGCCGACGAGCGTGCCGTGGTTGCCGTTGCCCGAGGTGTCGGGGATGACCCCGCCCTCGACATCGTTGAAGAGCCACTCGACCGCCGAGCCGTCAGCGGGCGGCCGGGGGCGCCGTTCCCCGCCGGGCTTCGAGGGCGGCCCGGCCTCCTTGGAGGGCTTCGCCTTGGCTTTCGCGGTGGGCGGCGCGGTGGGCGTGCCCGAAGAGGCGGGGGCCTTGGACGACGGTGACGGTGAGGGCTGGGCAGGCGGTGCCGGCGACTTCTTGCTCTGCGGTGGCCCCTCCGGGGAGTCGTCTCCGGTGAAGCTGAAGACGAATACGGCGGCGACTCCGCCGAGCGCGGCGACCGCCACACCCCGGACGAGGAGGTCGGTGCCCCGACGGCCTTTCCTACGGGTGCCAGTCGTGCGTGTGCCGGTGCCCGGCGGGCCGGAGACGGCGGGGCGGTTCGCGCGGGTCGCGGGGTTTCCGGTGCCCGGGGTTCCGGTGCTCCAGAGCTTCGTCGCCAGGGCTTTGGACTGTCTCGTATACACATCAGACGCCGCCGACGAGGGCTGAGGGGTAGATGTGGGCGGGCACCCGCAGCTCGGGGATGTGTATAAGGGACAGGGGCTGGTCACC includes:
- a CDS encoding LamG domain-containing protein, giving the protein MAVAALGGVAAVFVFSFTGDDSPEGPPQSKKSPAPPAQPSPSPSSKAPASSGTPTAPPTAKAKAKPSKEAGPPSKPGGERRPRPPADGSAVEWLFNDVEGGVIPDTSGNGNHGTLVGPSSASTVTGGALKFDGNQFLASDGPLVDTRGSFSVSARVKLNSTDRSQTVVSQDGAESSGFLLQYDAEESQWEMRIPEGPSDDVDADADEAVSDVEVDAGQWTHLTGVYDEAAGKVRLYVDGRPGESVDHEEDFATGGDFVVGRGLGENEFFRGVDGTVDDVRAFGKAVSPAEAASLAQGS
- a CDS encoding glycoside hydrolase domain-containing protein, producing MRFRRLLTGLVTAALAAGLLTGADHPPRASASTAAAAPQKRDYVGLVNPWVEADIGRFFFFQSAGNPFGMVKLRPDTSTHHARNTGYRKNENDVKGFSHLHDWQLSGVQVMPTSGKSVPKLDGDTGWQSHVEHDDSEIAEPGYHKLHLDRYDVDAELTATDRVGMHRYTYGRSGPAEIIVNLGGVLGEAVMENARVTKVSDRELEGYVVQHGERYPGRHQTKLFFNIRFDKAFDSLHGWADGELVDGGAAVDRVDGDNAGVYVGYDHLDADDQVQMKVALSLTGADGARRNLAAELPGWDFDAAKTESQDGWNEMLGRIDVRGGTERQQVKFYTDLFHVLCGRSVISDADGRYIDDTWNRDRVKRIPRDGKGRPEYAMYNYDALWLTQWNVNSVLGLAYPEVYSSFVKSQLRMYEDGELLPRAPVSGNYSMVMTGSPVTSFITGAWNKGIRDFDIEKAYEAMLDAQSLGGLYDKASSDYLNWGTGGNRSYLDLGYVSAEETGESAGQTLEYAHQDWALAQLANSLDKRGINASQYATASASSQLDGAHGAVRAVDGRPSRAPTDVEWRSAGEGNPWIELAWDEPRELRQIVLSDRADADSNVKAGVLEFSDGSRRVVRDIPTDGADKVVRFPSRKVDSVRFTVTGGEGENVGLDEIEAWDRTDVGDHLVERSRNWRNVYDKETGFSRPRHADGSWLKDFDPLSSRGFVQANSWQTTWFTSHDVMGLANVMGGEAAYADKLNYAFRRAEPARFFGSHGQGHVSYGNQPGLQAAHLFNYVGYPWLSQYWVRQVKEKTFGSIATDDGYGHHDEDQGQMGAISALMAIGLFEVTGAGRERPVYDITSPVFDEITIELNQEYYDGDRFRIVTHGNSADNQYIQRAKLNGARFDNAWFRHDQVAAGGTLELWMGPEPNKEWGVDELPPSESASEGNEPVLADDIRISGPERITEPYGSVSYDGKVTPDDTTFKKVFWSVTEPDGSPTKKAAIDPDGRLTVNHRDGEVLVTATAADSGRATSAQRVDLALDPELLRGNAARWPGVTATASSEYDSGHAARKAVDGVIGSPDAGDWASAGEQNPWLRLDWEKPVRADRIVLHDRAGVDDVNGGTLTFSDGSSVEVTDIPSDGSAKTVTFGMKSFDSVRFQAKGGTGPNNGLSEFEVHALPGTAGPPRDVSAEAGTGSATVSWKPPEFDGGVPVTGYAVTPYHAGEALEPVTAGEDATAVTVPGLMAGEGYTFTVTARTMSGSGQESRPSNEVRPE